The DNA region tatcAGTCCAATCGAAAATGTATTTATCAGACATgatttcaagagagctttcacgtgattatagcaatatttttcgtcaactctttttttctcatgatttttcaaggtcaccttcaatttttttgcaaatacacctataactttttacgcctatttgttagaggatttcaaggcgaatgcggtaagtatcataacattaaaaaatttgctataatcacgtggaaGCTCTCTTGGAACCATGCTATACCTGatgaaaacattttcgatcggactgctaataacagagtaatctgtaCTGgacacgattcgtggttcaccctgtatgaaTACTTTAATTGATTTAATGCATTTCTGCTAGAATTACTATTTTCAAGAAGTCTATATTTACAATCCCGATTTACAGAAAATATGATAATCCTATATGTAATGGTAGAATCAAAAGTGGACAGGACACACTAGCCATAGATGACAAACTTTTCAGGCCTACTACCAGTAGAAATAAACTTGGAACTGTTTTTAATGAGAAGATCGTAGTCAGTCCTGTACCATATATTCTATCTACCAGGGAGAGCTTTTCTACTATAAAGACTACTCCTATCAAATTTATGGGAGAATCTTTAAATGTCTCTACATTTCaaggtacaattttttaaataatatgtatatcatttGGAAAACTTATACTATTTTCTtagcattaatattaatgtgaacAATGCAGGACATAGTTTAACTCCAACAAAATATACAAATTATCAGTCAGCTTGGCATTCAACTATGTCACCTGCTGCGTGGACAAAGAATGTAAAGCTTGCTCCATTAGACACTTCACGACTTCCCAGTAGTAAGAATAGGTAAGTAAATCGTAGAGGTGTGCGAGTCGAGTTCTCGAATTTATCGAGATTTTCAAAAGTTTTTGAGAAACCGCCCCGATCCCGAATAAAATACTCGACCCGTCCCGTTTCGATATTTTCGGGTTCTTGCGCGCCTCTAGTGAattgtattaataattaataattttaacatgattttttaatattttagatctcTAACGTCGTCATCGGTTGTATTACAACGTAATAGGAAACCACTAAGTCCTATTCCCCGTTCAATTCCGGCTGACTCTGCACAAACaacgtataataataatacgaaATGTTTCGAAATTCAAGGAAAACACATAAGTCCTGGACAATCCCCTAAATTAAGCGCGACTAGCACTGGTTTAGATTATAGCACTAGAAttagtaaaaatagaaaaaaaagaagtcaATCAAAAACGAAATTACAATGAATACAATCAATATTAATTGACACggtaaatcaattttataaatatgaTCTCATTAGCACTTTTGCAACTTGAATTGTATTATTTAGCTTAATTATCAAACAGGGAAAActcgatatatgtatacatgcagTATTTGATTCATATTATTACGGAGAAGAAATTGTTCTTTTCCGTATAATTTTAAACTAATGTGTCATGTTATGAAATGTTTCTGATGCCTTATATGTGCAATATATGCTATATCAAAGTTCAGATAACAATCGATGTAAAgtgatgttttatataaaacgtAAATGTACTGTTATTGTTATGTAATTCTAAGGAATATTGCTATGTTGAAGTATTGAAACGTGTTCTCATTACAAGTGTATTTCGCACTAGAAAGAAACGTTCGTATACGATGTTACGAACGATATGTGTTACTGTTTTCAGCGCGCAAATgtgtattttaaatattcttgttGTTCGATAGAAAAATGTATTGTTGAAACTGTGTCTACCTCACACTGTGTCTACACGTTAATCAATGCACACGCTTATGTGCGCaggtaaatatatttttgtaatgcacagatttgtaaataaatgtatttcttgtaaataaacgataaatagcgtgttcaaatatatttttattcagtCGTTGTTTCTTACATCTTATTTTGTAGATTAAAAGTCAttgcaatattttcaatataaattgtatattcATCGAAAAACTAATTATCTCTTTTAGAATtgtacgaaaattttcaaaaaatccatTTATTAGTTTGTAATGGCATTAACTTAGAAAATGTACCATTTGTTTTGAAATTTCACAAAAATTAAACGAATACATATGAATTCAATTTTGCTTGCACGccaatgtttttattttataaataatgaatattaaagataaaCTATTGTTAATTAATATTGTCAAAGAAATCGTAATTTCAATATTACTTACTTAGAAACTTCCTTTCTTTTACTACACTTCTCATCCCAGTAGTTCACTTCTCTTAAATAATcttctataaattattaaacatacaAAATCCTAAAAAACAAGCACCTTTTGTtgaacttttgtttgaagttaTATAACATAGAAAAAACCGAGAAGAGTATGATAACTACGAATCTTAATTGCGaatacaatatataataatagcaaAAGATTTATATAAGCTCGTAATCTAgcgatatattataaataatatggaATGTTgcaaatttttctcaaaataGAAAACATACCATTTATGTGAACTTAGCTATCACTTCAAATTCAATTAATTCGTTTTACATAAATGCTATGTTTTTCAAAGTGATTTTAAGCGTAACTACTGAATCATGTACATATGTTggtatgtatttatatttacatatattatcCCGTAGATGTTATAATGTACAAGGTGGCTACATTAGCGATGAATGGTTAAATTGAATGAGAAACAATACAATGTAGAATTAACCACTAATGCTTTAGTATACAAATACGAAGTTAAAATCTGATTCTATTACCATAAAATACAAAACCGTGTGACTTATGATTGTATCattaaaaaacgaaaaagaTTCTCGTATATAGACAAACAACAATATACGAACGAATGTTTCGATTGTGATTTGTATATTTGTCATAAATAAATGATGCGTTTTATTAGTGTGTACTATTTAATGCATTATCCCGTAATACCTAATGGCGAGCCGGTTACTAATATCATGTCGAAATACAGATCAGTAGTGGCGCAGCTTATGGCATCGGAGGCTAATCCGCAGTAATAATTTGTTAACGGTCATAATTGCGAAATAAGAAAGAAAGTCTAACGCGATTAATTCCATTTCTTCCGGTTATTCACTCTTTTTAATACcgtcaataaaaaaattgttctctCACGGTTGATCACGTACGTTCGATCGGCACTTGTACGACATTGACTTTCGTGTGTTAGTGAACACTACTCGAAGAGAAAACTTACGTATTTAGAACATTAATCTCCTTATAGTAATCTTACAAATTACAATTGGACCAAGTGTACGTTGAGATGCAAcagtttgttcttttttttttacacgtTTACCTATTGGACACCGGAAGTTATGACTACATGGCCTTTTAAGTTGTTATTATTAAGAAATACTGTACATGATGTAGGCTtcgaatgaaatttaaataaataatcgaaTTAATCATCTTATTTTGATTACTTTCAAGTACTCGTAGTTACTATGCCTTCAGAAACAACTTGTAGAGATAACTGTGCATCCCATTTGGTTTGCAAGATATTAAATTGTGATGTATACTCGGGTACAAAATCAAATAATCATGAAATGTACAATTTATACAGTAATGCATGATAATAGTACAATTGCCTTAAGTTTCAtactaattgtcaaacaattggTCAACATGGAATTTTTCCATTAAGATTAACTTAACCAGGCCATGTAAATTCATCACAACTATGTATCCATATACATACTCGCAGATATTTTTGTTTCACAAACATACATTACAATTACTCTTAAAAGATACACACAGAACTTATTTTCATGCTCTTTTGCTCAACTCACACGTCACTCTTATTTATAACACACTCTCCAGTTCGACACCTGATTCAATTCACATTCTCAACtacttttaaatcacaattttcaattaacAAATGAATTCAAAGAACAATTCCAATTCGACATATTCGATGAATTTCGTTATTTCGTGTCACATGGTGAGAATTTTGCAAGAAATATGAAACACCAGATGAAATAATTTATGCCAAGTGCCAGAAACAAAGACTGTACAATTATCGTGATTCAGCTTTCGTTTTTGGTGGCCTGAATGCTTTCAGTTTCTTcgcttttttttgttttgtagcACTAGAACCAGACTGAAAGGCTTTCCAACTGTCGACTCTTGATTGTCGTGATTCTTCAAAATTCTTTTGCCACTCACGCTCTAACGCAGCCTGAGCTTCTGCCGATAATTCTTCTTCCCGTTTCCTTTTACGCTGTTCTGCGTCTCTGGTTGCTAATTCTCTCCTAAacattaaagaaaaatattatGTATTACAAGTCACTTTCCTAAACAGCTTATAATTGTCTGAATGGTTATCAACCTTCTTCTCTCCATGTCAGCAAAGAGTTTCATTGTCATCACCCAAACAGCATGTCTGTAGCCTTCTTCTGTTTCTTCTTCAAGCATTGTTACACCATCtgcttttccttcttttttcaatttttttttcttttctgaaATCTAATTAATTCTTTCAATGTTACACGTGTTTGTTGAAGCAAACCGAAGTTTCCATCTTTTATCCTTACCATGTGGTCTGTACGAGCTTTCGCTTCTTCAATAACATCCATGCATTTTGCTCTGGTTTCTTCATTTTCCAATGTCTTCCATGCCTTATTGACAACTATAACAAGTAATATAATATTGACGATATATCTTCTCATTCGTATAAAAAGAATACACAACACAATTACTTAGACTCatattgaaataaactttattcaAAAGATAGGACTTGAAACATTAGCTTTGTATATCTCTAAATGATATATAATAAACCTGTAGATTATACataatagtatttcttgattAAAACACTCCATAAAATTTGCATTTTGAAATTGATCATTACtagactccaaatttttatgcgaaacaaAAAATGTGTGCAACAATTGCAAGGCACAGGAGCTACATGTCcagttatatttttcattaataattttaatgtagtgaaaataatatattaatactcttaaagtttTTTCAGactgttcactgttttaaattgcatctactcatttttgttataaatgcataaaatccggagccTAAATAGTCATTACATATACCATGATTTTAATACTATGATGAGTTCCCTGTTAttctaatataatttttatctttatacacatagaattttaattttatttgacCGTAAACAATGTAATaaaggaaaaagtagtacacTATAATGCCTTAAGAATCTGTTGCTAGATGCAATTAAACTTAATACATACTTTCGAATGCTTGTTGTGCACGTTCTGCGTCATCTTGATTTTTGTCAGGGTGAACAAGAATTGACATCTGGAAAATAGAAACGATACAGTGTTACGAATTCTTGGACTACATATTCACACTACTAAAATAGAAAGATAAACAACTTACACGTCGGTATTTCTTTTTGATTTCATCTATGGAAGTGGACGGGTCAATTTGTAACACTTCAAAAGGATTTAAGTTAAAGTATGAGGATCCAGGCCGAAGGAGTCTGTCAATTTGTTGTTTAGGCGTCAACACCGAGTCCCTTTTCTCGATTTCCTTCACCTATGCAAACAACAAGATTCTCGGGAAGTTATGCGTGATAACCGAATTGTTTGGAACGCGCGTATGCTTCGTATAGGTTAGGTTTATTTTTAACTCAATCTTTTACCGGAGAAACAATCTTGTTCACAACATTCCGCACGATCTTAGGCACAATATAGTAAACAAGACTTAACTATGTACATCGTCCTAACGTTACATTTATTGTTTCCCCTTTAATGCGTTCAGGTTGACGTTTGATAACCCTTGAAATAAGGTTATGTAACTACGAATTATTATATCAAATGAATTTTCGCGTGAAGAAATATTGTTAACGGTACACAGTCGGACGAAGTGATTACATACTTCCGTGTAAAATTCATTGAATTCGTCCTCTTTCTTTGTCGGATTATCATTGGATATACTCGACTTGGTAGCAGCCATCTTGATTGTTACCAATTTCCGTGTCAACAGTGGTATCGCGTATAAaggggaaaaaataaaaaagaaatctcGTTCTTTAAAAAATCACTAGAACATTTCTCAATCATTTCCAATCATTTCAAGTGATTTTCAATTAGGTAAGAATTTTTCTCCGAGTCTCTGTGCATTCAAAGTAAATTCAATCGTGAGCCCTGCGTGCGAGATATAATACTAATATAATGGAATTAAAACCTGCGTATTTAGGGGCAAATATAAAAGAACTTTCTTGCAATACGACTAGAAATTTTCCTGGGCATTTTGAGCTAATTAGAATAGTTATTAGACAAGTCaccaattaattataatatatttcgtTCTGATATGTGCATTGTATACAGAGACAGACATATAATCTACTTTGTATACAGATAGCACAGCCTGACAGAGCCAACCACCGGACCCAGCCAGCAGAGCCCCTGATCTACAGGTTACGGGCAAACACAACGCTTGGAGCTGCTCGAGGCCCAGGCAGGTCGATTTTGGCCGGGCCCTTGTGCGCGCATTGGCACGGATATACCTgcagggggctcgagcccagggcctgcaagCCGGGCCGGAATTCatcctgtttttgagagggcagcacggtcgcactaatgAAGCCAATCAGGCCGATGCCAGTATACAGAACACAAGGCGGGTCATATGAATGTGGCAGAAGTGgttaaagtaaaaaaataagacttttgagagcgatttgcctagattgatcttttatctggcgtttttgactactgacaaaaacccgtgtttgtattatcacgcaatgagaacgcaaatcccgtacccttgcaatcttgcaaatgggCCGAATAccggcccggccggcaggccctgggctcgagccccctgcAGGTGATATCCGCGCCAATGCGCGCACAAGGGCCCGGCCAAAATCGAGCCGGTGTGCTATCTGTATACAGAGCATTATTGTAGAGACGAAAGTTCTGTCGAATTCTCTCATGTTCGTATCCCCAAATTGGATGATTTTGTGCTGGTATACACCATGCAATCACCGTTGCCACAAATTGATATAATTGtattttaaaatacaaattgaTTTAACAGCAAGTTGTTTAGCAACAGGATGAAACGAGGCCAAGACGAAGTACAAACTTTAGCTTTAACATTTATTGTTgtatcttcttctttttcttaatGTAGTAACTCTACTTCGTTATTGAttacaaatattaattttttaaaagtagaAATAAGAGCCACAGTCTTCTAGAAATAAAAGTTACATCACATAACAATCATTGACTTTATTTTCGTTGCGACTCAACATTTGATTAACTATTGTAGTGTGTTTCTTGAAATTTACAGGactttttcttttacaaattgACAATTTCGTGTCCGGGAAAAATATCTGCTTCACCGAATTAACATTTGCAATTGTATATTGTTACGAACAGTGACACTAAAGCTATCAGGAAGTTATATACGTTACATTTTATTAACGTCATTTTTCTTTAGTTCATCCATTTACAATAATGTTGATTATACCGTCGCAGCGTCGGCATAACGAGATTCGTCGCAACTTACTTCTACCTCATCTATCGATTGCAAAAATTCTTCGTTCGTAATCAGCATTGTTAACACAGCTTTCAGATCGTCGTCAGTGATATCTGCCATGCTCAAGGTGtacttctttattttcttcaGCGCTCCCATTATGCAGCCTTCGAAATTCCTGTTCCTCTCCCTCAATTTTTGATAATTGTTTTGTAATTCGTTCGCTTTCCGTTTCAAGTCGGCATTCATATTTCTCAAGGCATACAGCTCGTCTTTCAAAGCGACCTTCTCCGACTCCAGTCGGTGCAATTTCGTTTCAGATGCTTCCAGTCGAATTTGTAAAGATTCCTTTTCATCTCGCAGTTTCGTTAGTTCCGTTTTCAAAGCCCGGATCTCTTCCAATGCATCTTGCAGCTCGCGATATCTCCTCTCGTCTTCCGAGAAATTAGCGACAAAATTACATCTCAGGTTGTACAGCTCCATTTTGAGGGCGACGTTCTCGATCTTCATTTTATTCGCAAGCTCCAACAATCTCTCGATTTCCATTCCGGACTGTTGATCCGTTAGCTCCCCGCCGTAGCAAACACTAGCCTGATCGATACACGTCACGATTCCCATGGGATCGTCAGAGAAATGACTCGAGTAACTACTAATCTCTTTATAATAAAGATTCATGATAGGTCTGAGCGCAGTCTCGTTCGTTTTGCTTTGCAGCAAGCCAACCTGTTGTCTCTGGAATTCTTCCCTCGTGCGATTCAATTTCATCTTAACCTCGTAGTTTTCGCTTTTCAAGTTTGACAACTCGAATTTCAAAGCTTTATTCTCCACTATCAGCTTCTTCAGCTCATCCTTCTTGGTATTTGTCGTCTCGTTCGCGCGTTTCCCCGGTTTCGCGCTGTCTTTCCTCTCCTGATTGTCGCCTTTTTCCGGAACGCATTCCTGTTCTCTGCGTTTCATCGAACCTTTATCCTCTTTCTCCGCTTGCGAGTATTCTGATCGCACTCTGTCCAGGTATTCTCGGTACAGCGTATCCTTTTCCTTCTTCAATGTGGCGTTCATcaattccaaaattttcaactgATTCTCGAGCACTCTGTGCTCGCTGTAGACATTgctcaacttcattttcaggtCCTCGACTGTCCTCCGCAGCGTCTCGTTGCTATTCTTCGTTTCGTCGAGTGTGTTCCGCAGCGACGCGTTCTCTGATCCCGCTTTGTCACGCTCCGTTCTCAATTTATTCAATTCGACGGAAGAATATTCGTTCTCCGTTTTAACTTTATTCAGCTGATCCTTCAGCCGGGCGTTCTCGGCGTCGAGCTCATTAATACGCGTCGTCAGGTCATCCTTTTCTGCCAGCAGCACTTGCATGCGGCTCTTGAAATCGGTGTTTTTTAAAGTCAACTGGAGTAAGCTGTTGCAGTTCCGCGAATTCTCGCATTCCAGCTGCTTTATTTTGTCGCCGGCGCCGTTCAGCTCAGCCTGGGCATCGCCGAGCTTCGAGGCTAGATCATCCGTGCTTATTTTGAAGTTTCTGATCTCTTCTCGAAGCTCGTTGCACTGATACTTGTACTCGCCGAGCTCATTCTCGACCTCCGAATATTTAGTGTTGAGATTTCTCATAGATTTCTCAAGCAACTCCTTCTCGATCCTCAAGGTGTCCATTTTCATCATTAAATGGTTCCTTTCATTTCTCAACTTCAATCTCTCCTCGGCTAACTCGTTGTAGTCCGCTATTAATTTAGCCTGTTCCTTTGCCTTCTCCCTGGCCAGAGTTTTCTCAGTCTCCAGCTGATGCTCGCGCATTTTTTCAATCGACTCTAAGCAACGAATGCTCTCCTCCAGCCTCATTTTATCATCCTTCAAACTGATGACTTCAAGCCTCGCGTTATTCAAATTGTCCATCGACGTGTCCAGCTCCTCCTGCAGTTGCTTTAGCTGAACATTGTTGTCTGGTTTTTTCTCCGTTTTGTGATCAGCCTTTGCGATGTCAACTTTCTTGTTCAACTTCGTCTTGTCCTTCGAAACAGCCTGGTTCTTTTCAACATTGATAGCCTTCAACGCCTTCTCCATCGCATCCTTTTCGGAAACTATGAGCTTGATCTCGTCGTTTTTCTTCTGCAAACTATTGCGCAACCGTCCGAGCTCCTTGAATAATCCTTCTTTATCAGTTTGAAGGCTTTGCAATTTCGTCTTCATTACGTTCACCTGATTTGTCGACTGTTGTAGTTGCGTCATCTCACTCTTGTCGTTCTCCCGTTCGCGCTGGAGCATCGACACCTTGTTCTCCATCTTTTTCGCTTTTGCCTTCAATATTTTGTTTTCTTCCGTCAGACTCGAGACCATCCTTTGCGTATCCTTCAGCTCCCCGGTTCTTTTCTCGAGCGACGCTTCCGTGTCGGATAGCTTCTGCTTGATTAGGTCCGTCCGTTCGTCCTTCTCGTTCAGCTCAACTTTTAATCGAACGATCGACTCCTCCAGCTGCTCGACCCTCTTAAATAAACTCGAGCTGTCGTGCGACGTAACGATCACTTCCAATTGCTTGATCCCGTGACACATTCTGTCAACGAGATCCTCTAATTTCTCAACGTCTTCCCCTTCATTTGAACCCCGAGTCAATCCATTTATCGTCATTCTAGCCTTCTGGATGATCACCTGAAGTTCCTCCACCTTCTTCAGATACTCGAGACCTTCGATCTCTCCGAGCTTACAGTTCTTCGTCGCGTGATCGATCttaaatttgtcaatctcgatACAAATATGCTTCAAGTTAACATCCAACGTAGACACCTGCTGCAAGTACCTATTGTACTCCATCACCTCGTCAGAGTACCGCGGAGGTCTCTTTAATTCCACATGCAAATGTTTCAGATTCACTCTTAGCTCGACGATCTTCTTAATATATTCCAAACAGCTAGGGTCACCAGCTGCGAGAAAAGCCTCGTAGTCGTTTCTCAGCTTCTTCTTCAATTCGTCCGCTAAACGCTCAGCGTTCTTTAGATTGCACTGGTCGGTGTTAGTCATGTTCCAAGACTTGCTGTCCGAGTTGGCCTTGCACACTCGCAACTCCATCTTCAGATGATTCGCCAAGTTGTCCAGCTCAACGATCCTCTTCTGGTAGTCCAGCAGGCTGTCGTCGCACTTCGATCGCAGCATGGCTCTCAGCCTGTCGACCTCGATGCGCAAGTTGTCGTTCTTCAGTCGAGACACTTGCAAGTGTTCGCTCACGTTCGCAAGCTCCTCGTAGAGGTTCGCGATCGTCTCGGCGACCCTGTTGACTATGTCGATAAATATTATCTCGACCGTGTGGTCGACCATCATAAAGTGCTTCAGCCTGCATTTAAAGTGTTCCAGATCGGAGCTGTCCTCTTGCCCGTTTTCGAGCTCCTTCAGCCGGGTTCGCAGATAGACGATCTCCTCGTTCATGCGTTCCGCGTCGAACTGTTGTTTCACTCCGCGGAGATTGTCATCAGATTTCCGGGCGATCTCAGGCACAACGTGCTCCCCTTCGATTGAACTGCTTCTAAAATCAGCGATTTCCTTCTTCAGCGCCTGGTTCACACCCTTAAGCCGTTTGATCGTTGCCCGTTGGTGCTCGATTAGCGGATCAGCATGCAAGACGTCGTCCGTTTCCTTACCAGCCGCTCGCAACGCCAGCTTCAGCTGCCAAATGTTGCTCTTCAGCTTCACCCGATCATCCTGCCAATTCTTCATCTGTTTTATTATGCTATTTAGTTTGCATAGCGTGTTCGCTGCGGCTTCAGCGATCCTCGAGTTCTCTTTGCACGTGCTCTCATTCTCCTCTATTGACAGGCAATTGTCCGGTTGCGGATCTGCCATCGTTAAGCATTCGGTGTCCAATCGGAATTTTCAGTTTAATTAGTTTGGCACTCGACGAGATACGTTAAAGCTGTTGCTTAAATGTGGATATTTTTTATTGATCCAGCCGTTGAAACTGGAAGCTATAGATATTTTGTTCACTGTATTTTTCTCAGTCAATTTATGACCTTCTTTAATTCGTGCTATCAGCAAAGGGTATTCATTTAAtacagaaaattaatatttagtgTATGTATAATTCCAAATACTTCTGTGAACACATAATTTCCactcatttgttacaattcagtGTCCGATTAAAGAGAGTAATATAAAATCGATTACTTCAATTTACTTTATTTTCGTTATGAAATATATCTCTCCGGAAATTACATCTGCAAATGCtgtattattataatttgttgATCAACGAATAGAGTTATTTACCTAAAGTTATGATAATGTTGCAGAATGTTCTTACTTCCGAGATGCTATTAAaatattccacagaatttaattaCTCCAGCATTTTCACTTTCAAATTTGCCTCCTCTTTCCACTACTGTATTATTTCGAAGTATATTACATTTTTACATCGGCTAATTTCGTTTTTCAAAAAAGGAGGTTAAAAATTTTGGTTATGATGTCAGCAGTTTGTTTCAGAAATGTCTTCACATTTCTAGTAACAATAGTAAACGCTCAACAGTTATAgtgaaatgaataattaaaGTACAGACTTGCAAAACGTTTTCTGATTTGTTCATCTCTCTGTTTCAATTTTTTAGATACGGTGAG from Lasioglossum baleicum chromosome 11, iyLasBale1, whole genome shotgun sequence includes:
- the LOC143213450 gene encoding uncharacterized protein LOC143213450, which produces MADPQPDNCLSIEENESTCKENSRIAEAAANTLCKLNSIIKQMKNWQDDRVKLKSNIWQLKLALRAAGKETDDVLHADPLIEHQRATIKRLKGVNQALKKEIADFRSSSIEGEHVVPEIARKSDDNLRGVKQQFDAERMNEEIVYLRTRLKELENGQEDSSDLEHFKCRLKHFMMVDHTVEIIFIDIVNRVAETIANLYEELANVSEHLQVSRLKNDNLRIEVDRLRAMLRSKCDDSLLDYQKRIVELDNLANHLKMELRVCKANSDSKSWNMTNTDQCNLKNAERLADELKKKLRNDYEAFLAAGDPSCLEYIKKIVELRVNLKHLHVELKRPPRYSDEVMEYNRYLQQVSTLDVNLKHICIEIDKFKIDHATKNCKLGEIEGLEYLKKVEELQVIIQKARMTINGLTRGSNEGEDVEKLEDLVDRMCHGIKQLEVIVTSHDSSSLFKRVEQLEESIVRLKVELNEKDERTDLIKQKLSDTEASLEKRTGELKDTQRMVSSLTEENKILKAKAKKMENKVSMLQRERENDKSEMTQLQQSTNQVNVMKTKLQSLQTDKEGLFKELGRLRNSLQKKNDEIKLIVSEKDAMEKALKAINVEKNQAVSKDKTKLNKKVDIAKADHKTEKKPDNNVQLKQLQEELDTSMDNLNNARLEVISLKDDKMRLEESIRCLESIEKMREHQLETEKTLAREKAKEQAKLIADYNELAEERLKLRNERNHLMMKMDTLRIEKELLEKSMRNLNTKYSEVENELGEYKYQCNELREEIRNFKISTDDLASKLGDAQAELNGAGDKIKQLECENSRNCNSLLQLTLKNTDFKSRMQVLLAEKDDLTTRINELDAENARLKDQLNKVKTENEYSSVELNKLRTERDKAGSENASLRNTLDETKNSNETLRRTVEDLKMKLSNVYSEHRVLENQLKILELMNATLKKEKDTLYREYLDRVRSEYSQAEKEDKGSMKRREQECVPEKGDNQERKDSAKPGKRANETTNTKKDELKKLIVENKALKFELSNLKSENYEVKMKLNRTREEFQRQQVGLLQSKTNETALRPIMNLYYKEISSYSSHFSDDPMGIVTCIDQASVCYGGELTDQQSGMEIERLLELANKMKIENVALKMELYNLRCNFVANFSEDERRYRELQDALEEIRALKTELTKLRDEKESLQIRLEASETKLHRLESEKVALKDELYALRNMNADLKRKANELQNNYQKLRERNRNFEGCIMGALKKIKKYTLSMADITDDDLKAVLTMLITNEEFLQSIDEVEVSCDESRYADAATV
- the LOC143213379 gene encoding dnaJ homolog subfamily C member 8, coding for MAATKSSISNDNPTKKEDEFNEFYTEVKEIEKRDSVLTPKQQIDRLLRPGSSYFNLNPFEVLQIDPSTSIDEIKKKYRRMSILVHPDKNQDDAERAQQAFEIVNKAWKTLENEETRAKCMDVIEEAKARTDHMISEKKKKLKKEGKADGVTMLEEETEEGYRHAVWVMTMKLFADMERRRRELATRDAEQRKRKREEELSAEAQAALEREWQKNFEESRQSRVDSWKAFQSGSSATKQKKAKKLKAFRPPKTKAESR